From Deltaproteobacteria bacterium HGW-Deltaproteobacteria-4, one genomic window encodes:
- the accB gene encoding acetyl-CoA carboxylase biotin carboxyl carrier protein, whose translation MDIKDLKTLIKMVTETDITEFEMESEQEKIIIKRGHSEVVTYTAAPNYAVAPVQATAPIAAPAPAAVAPVVAVAAATEIGEVITSPIIGTFYSSPSPESDPYVKVGSIVEKGETLCIVEAMKLMNEIEAEFKCKVVEILGENAKPVEYGAPLFRVERL comes from the coding sequence ATGGATATTAAAGATCTCAAGACATTGATCAAAATGGTCACCGAGACCGACATTACCGAATTTGAGATGGAGAGTGAGCAGGAAAAGATCATCATCAAGCGTGGTCATTCCGAAGTCGTAACTTACACGGCTGCACCGAACTATGCTGTTGCTCCCGTTCAGGCCACAGCTCCAATTGCCGCCCCTGCTCCTGCAGCAGTCGCACCAGTTGTGGCCGTTGCTGCAGCCACTGAGATAGGAGAAGTGATTACCTCGCCGATCATCGGTACTTTCTATTCCTCCCCGTCGCCGGAGTCTGATCCTTATGTCAAGGTCGGGTCGATCGTTGAGAAGGGCGAGACTCTCTGCATTGTTGAAGCGATGAAACTGATGAACGAGATCGAGGCGGAGTTTAAATGCAAGGTTGTCGAAATTCTTGGAGAGAACGCCAAACCGGTCGAATACGGTGCGCCCCTCTTCAGGGTTGAACGCCTTTAA
- the aroQ gene encoding type II 3-dehydroquinate dehydratase, translating into MAVTTTFSFLVLHGPNLNLLGSREPEIYGSETLAEVDAALQRFGSEVGLHIETFQSNHEGALIDRIQQAQSAGFSALIINPGGYTHTSVALRDAIAAVALPTMEVHLSNIHARETFRHHSYIAPVAIGQICGLGTIGYELAMRGLLAKMK; encoded by the coding sequence ATTGCAGTGACAACGACTTTTTCCTTTTTGGTGCTGCACGGCCCGAATCTCAATCTGCTGGGGTCACGTGAACCTGAGATTTATGGCAGTGAAACCCTTGCCGAGGTCGATGCGGCATTACAGCGTTTTGGTTCAGAAGTTGGACTGCATATCGAGACCTTTCAGTCAAACCACGAAGGTGCTCTCATTGACCGGATCCAGCAGGCCCAAAGTGCTGGTTTCTCGGCGCTGATCATCAATCCTGGTGGCTATACCCACACCAGTGTCGCCCTGCGCGATGCGATTGCAGCCGTTGCGCTGCCGACCATGGAAGTTCATCTGTCCAATATTCACGCTCGTGAAACTTTTCGTCATCATTCTTACATCGCACCAGTCGCCATTGGACAGATTTGCGGTCTGGGAACAATCGGTTATGAACTTGCAATGCGCGGACTTTTAGCTAAAATGAAATAA
- the accC gene encoding acetyl-CoA carboxylase biotin carboxylase subunit gives MFHKILIANRGEIAVRIIRACKELGIKTVAVHSDADSESLHVKLADESLCIGPALSSKSYLNMKAIISAAEVTDADAIHPGYGFLSENAEFAEICGNCGITFIGPTPEAMRLMGDKISARQTVTQYGVPILPGTKDGVATAEEAVKIAGKIGYPVIIKATAGGGGRGMKIVHSPASLPNAFAAARSEAQAGFGNPEVYIEKYCERPRHVEIQIMADQHGNCIYLGERDCSIQRRHQKLIEEAPCPVLSPEQRKKMGECAVAAAKAVNYTSVGTMEFLLDKNGDFFFMEMNTRVQVEHPVTEMVTGVDIIKEQIRSAAGIPLRYTQDDIKIQGHSIECRINAEHPFKFTPSPGKIDGYHPPGGLGVRVDSFVYDQYTVLPHYDSMIAKLIVHADTREEAIRRMSRALDEYIIGGIKTSIAFHAKVMNSKEFLEGDVDTGFIDRMVI, from the coding sequence ATGTTTCATAAGATTCTCATCGCCAACCGGGGCGAAATTGCCGTACGAATCATTCGTGCCTGCAAAGAACTCGGTATCAAGACAGTCGCGGTCCATTCTGATGCCGACAGTGAGTCGCTGCACGTCAAGTTGGCCGACGAAAGCCTTTGTATCGGCCCGGCTCTCAGCAGCAAAAGTTATCTCAATATGAAGGCAATTATCAGCGCCGCCGAAGTGACAGATGCTGATGCGATCCATCCCGGGTACGGCTTTTTGTCCGAAAATGCCGAATTCGCTGAAATTTGTGGTAACTGCGGCATCACCTTCATCGGACCGACTCCTGAAGCAATGCGCCTGATGGGGGACAAGATCAGCGCTCGTCAGACTGTCACCCAATACGGTGTGCCGATCCTCCCTGGCACTAAAGACGGGGTGGCTACCGCAGAAGAAGCCGTCAAGATTGCCGGTAAGATCGGTTATCCGGTCATAATCAAGGCAACCGCCGGTGGTGGTGGCCGCGGCATGAAGATCGTCCATTCCCCGGCTTCGCTGCCGAATGCTTTTGCTGCCGCCCGCTCTGAAGCTCAGGCCGGTTTTGGCAATCCTGAAGTTTATATCGAAAAATATTGCGAACGCCCTCGTCACGTTGAAATCCAGATTATGGCAGATCAGCACGGCAATTGTATATATCTTGGCGAGCGAGACTGCTCGATTCAGCGCCGACATCAAAAACTTATCGAAGAGGCCCCCTGTCCAGTCCTTTCACCTGAACAACGCAAGAAGATGGGGGAATGCGCTGTCGCCGCGGCTAAGGCGGTCAATTATACCAGCGTCGGCACCATGGAATTCCTTCTCGATAAAAATGGTGACTTCTTCTTCATGGAGATGAATACGCGCGTGCAGGTCGAACATCCCGTCACCGAGATGGTCACCGGCGTTGACATCATCAAAGAACAGATTCGTTCCGCCGCCGGTATCCCCTTGCGTTACACCCAGGACGATATCAAGATTCAGGGACATTCGATCGAATGCCGGATCAATGCCGAGCACCCCTTTAAATTTACTCCTTCCCCTGGAAAAATCGACGGTTATCATCCGCCGGGAGGTCTTGGTGTGCGTGTTGACAGCTTCGTCTACGACCAGTACACAGTCTTGCCGCACTACGATTCGATGATCGCCAAACTTATTGTCCATGCCGATACCCGGGAAGAGGCGATCCGCCGCATGTCCAGGGCCCTCGATGAATATATTATCGGCGGTATCAAGACCAGTATAGCTTTCCACGCCAAGGTCATGAATAGTAAAGAGTTCCTCGAAGGGGATGTCGATACCGGCTTTATCGACCGCATGGTTATTTAG
- a CDS encoding GTPase: protein MFTEILRNLTGETPGAIGAVLMGYDGIAISSHFLPGDDLDVQMIAIEYGNVLKEIRNAAAVLAIGEMEEVNIQTRRYRFVIRAITEEYFVVLALDREGNFGKGRYVLRRDNERLREALQ, encoded by the coding sequence ATGTTCACTGAGATACTTCGAAATCTGACCGGTGAAACTCCTGGCGCGATCGGTGCAGTCTTGATGGGCTATGACGGCATCGCCATCTCTTCTCATTTCCTTCCCGGGGATGATCTTGATGTGCAAATGATCGCTATTGAGTATGGGAATGTCTTGAAAGAAATTCGCAATGCCGCGGCGGTCCTGGCGATTGGCGAAATGGAAGAAGTGAATATCCAGACGCGGCGTTATCGCTTTGTTATTCGGGCCATCACGGAAGAATACTTTGTCGTATTAGCCCTGGATCGTGAGGGGAACTTCGGTAAAGGGCGTTATGTCCTGCGCCGGGATAATGAACGACTCCGTGAGGCATTGCAGTGA
- a CDS encoding 3-dehydroquinate synthase — MLAETLLVGLHERSYPIRIGEGILEEIGAELLAISFPKRIAVITNPLVGRLYSDIVLDALKAAGFSPLRIDIPDGEEFKTLDTVSTVYDALMAAGFDRGCGLLALGGGVVGDLAGFVAATFLRGIPFVQIPTTLLAQVDSSVGGKTGVNHPLGKNLIGAFYQPRLVLIDVKILSTLSTRDYRAGFAEVVKYGLIRDQSFFIELQKNAEKLCNHDPSVLVMAIMRSCQIKADIVERDEREDGLRAILNYGHTFGHAIENLSGYGEYRHGEAVAIGMVVAAEISEAFGLCTHQDVEAVRQLLLAFDLPVVAPQYSTDKLLETIGRDKKVHTGILRMILNRGIGDFEIRTVADPGALFSGITSPVIAE, encoded by the coding sequence ATGCTGGCAGAAACTTTACTTGTCGGCTTGCATGAGCGCAGTTATCCAATTCGTATCGGTGAAGGAATTCTTGAAGAGATAGGGGCAGAGTTGCTCGCCATCTCATTCCCGAAAAGAATCGCAGTAATCACCAACCCTCTGGTTGGACGGTTGTATAGCGATATTGTTCTGGATGCCCTGAAGGCGGCGGGATTTTCTCCATTACGAATCGATATCCCGGATGGTGAAGAATTCAAGACTCTTGATACTGTCAGCACGGTTTACGACGCGTTGATGGCTGCTGGTTTTGACCGGGGATGCGGCCTGCTGGCCCTTGGTGGTGGCGTCGTCGGTGATCTAGCCGGTTTTGTGGCTGCAACCTTTTTACGCGGCATCCCTTTTGTACAAATTCCGACGACCCTTCTTGCACAGGTTGATAGTTCTGTCGGGGGAAAGACTGGTGTTAACCATCCCCTTGGGAAAAATCTGATCGGAGCTTTTTATCAGCCTCGATTGGTTCTGATTGATGTAAAGATCCTCTCTACCTTATCCACCCGTGATTATCGCGCCGGTTTTGCTGAAGTTGTAAAGTATGGATTGATCCGGGATCAGTCTTTCTTCATCGAGTTACAGAAAAATGCTGAAAAACTGTGCAATCACGACCCTTCAGTATTGGTCATGGCAATAATGAGGTCTTGCCAAATCAAGGCGGATATTGTAGAACGTGACGAACGTGAGGATGGTTTACGTGCTATTCTCAATTACGGTCATACCTTTGGTCACGCTATTGAAAACCTCTCTGGTTATGGCGAATATCGTCATGGTGAGGCGGTTGCAATCGGCATGGTCGTTGCTGCAGAAATTTCCGAAGCTTTCGGCCTTTGTACTCACCAGGATGTCGAGGCGGTACGACAGTTGCTCCTTGCTTTTGACCTGCCGGTGGTCGCGCCACAATACTCTACAGATAAGTTGCTGGAAACTATCGGGCGCGATAAGAAAGTACACACCGGTATTTTGCGCATGATCCTTAATCGCGGGATAGGCGATTTTGAGATTCGGACAGTTGCTGACCCAGGCGCGCTCTTTTCTGGTATAACCTCCCCGGTTATTGCGGAATAA
- a CDS encoding integrase produces MLDNRASALRALLLEQHLDALLVTRPANLRYFSGFTGTDGALIVTPQATIFLTDSRYTIQASEEVTVDHRREYSVQTEGVIAALEDFTVRKVGYEAEHLTCAAFERLRTRSGQEMTWVGLDRPMLGLRGIKDSIEIVALERSAHMAATAFEEIVPLLRPGITEREIALALEFAMRRLGGDEKSFDLIVASGERGALPHGAASERILRSGEFVTIDFGLRLHGYCSDETVTIALGETDAELEHVYDTVYQAQQDAIAAIRPGVLLKEIDALARKTIAAAGYASFFGHGLGHGVGLEVHEYPTLSPRSVDTAQVGMVFTVEPGIYLPGKGGVRLEDMVVVTNDGCRKLTRIPKKLRRLG; encoded by the coding sequence ATGTTAGATAACAGAGCTTCAGCACTCAGAGCTTTGCTGCTTGAGCAGCATCTCGATGCCCTGCTTGTGACACGACCCGCCAATCTCCGTTATTTCAGCGGGTTTACTGGGACAGACGGTGCGTTGATTGTCACGCCGCAGGCAACGATCTTCCTTACCGATTCGCGTTACACTATTCAGGCAAGTGAAGAGGTTACAGTTGACCATCGACGTGAATATTCTGTACAAACCGAGGGAGTTATTGCAGCTCTTGAGGATTTTACTGTCAGAAAAGTTGGTTACGAAGCGGAACATCTGACTTGTGCTGCCTTTGAACGTTTGCGCACACGCAGTGGGCAGGAGATGACGTGGGTTGGTCTTGATCGACCGATGTTAGGGCTGCGGGGTATCAAGGACAGCATTGAGATTGTGGCGTTGGAGAGATCCGCGCATATGGCAGCGACGGCTTTTGAAGAAATTGTTCCGCTGCTCCGTCCCGGTATAACTGAACGCGAGATTGCTCTCGCCCTCGAGTTCGCCATGCGTCGACTTGGTGGCGATGAAAAGTCCTTTGATTTGATCGTCGCCTCCGGGGAACGCGGAGCACTGCCGCACGGAGCTGCGAGTGAACGCATTCTCCGTAGCGGAGAATTTGTCACTATCGACTTTGGTCTGCGTTTGCATGGCTACTGCTCGGATGAAACCGTGACGATCGCTCTTGGTGAAACCGATGCGGAATTAGAACACGTCTACGACACAGTTTATCAGGCACAACAGGACGCGATCGCGGCAATTCGACCGGGTGTTCTCCTCAAAGAGATCGACGCCCTTGCTCGCAAAACTATTGCTGCCGCCGGCTATGCCTCCTTTTTCGGGCATGGTCTGGGGCATGGAGTCGGTCTCGAAGTTCACGAGTATCCGACACTTTCGCCGCGGTCTGTCGATACGGCGCAAGTTGGTATGGTTTTTACCGTTGAACCGGGAATTTACCTCCCCGGCAAAGGCGGGGTGAGACTCGAAGATATGGTGGTTGTAACCAATGACGGCTGCCGGAAGTTAACCCGTATTCCCAAAAAACTGCGGCGCCTTGGCTGA
- a CDS encoding futalosine synthase, translating into MSLRIGHIAYANCVPFFYYLRQCGFSGEIRSGVPSELNGLLSVGEIDLAPSSSFEYGRNSGGYFLLPGHSISSCGPVQSVLLFSPLSLEALGSTSIDLTSESATSINLLKLLLAEFLGKDPCCCRPAAQPAEEIAAQGGSVLIIGDRALCTAQQLRGKTNIYDLGELWWRFTGLPFVFALWIVRAAIVAEEAPALRILQQQLAQSRKMAFADLSLLAAKTPERQWMGEAALIDYWRAMSYDLSPQHRTGLQLYFSLCVRHGLLIEEPLLRFFE; encoded by the coding sequence ATGTCGCTGCGCATAGGCCATATTGCCTACGCTAACTGTGTCCCCTTCTTTTACTATCTGCGTCAATGCGGTTTTTCCGGCGAAATCCGTTCCGGAGTTCCATCGGAGCTTAATGGACTTCTCTCCGTCGGTGAGATTGATCTTGCACCCTCCTCTTCATTCGAATATGGGCGTAATTCTGGCGGTTACTTTCTTCTTCCTGGGCATTCGATCAGTTCCTGCGGCCCGGTGCAGAGCGTCCTCCTCTTCTCTCCGCTCTCCCTCGAAGCACTCGGTAGTACGTCCATCGATCTGACCAGTGAATCCGCCACGTCGATCAATCTTCTCAAACTCCTCCTTGCCGAATTTCTTGGGAAAGATCCCTGCTGTTGTCGTCCGGCCGCACAACCGGCAGAAGAGATTGCCGCCCAAGGGGGAAGTGTCTTGATAATTGGCGACCGCGCGCTGTGCACCGCTCAGCAGCTACGTGGAAAGACCAACATTTACGACCTTGGCGAACTCTGGTGGCGCTTTACCGGCCTTCCTTTTGTCTTTGCCCTGTGGATCGTCCGCGCCGCTATTGTTGCAGAAGAGGCGCCTGCTCTGCGTATCTTACAGCAACAATTGGCGCAGTCCCGGAAAATGGCCTTTGCCGATCTTTCCCTTTTGGCAGCAAAGACTCCTGAAAGGCAATGGATGGGAGAAGCCGCACTGATCGATTACTGGCGCGCCATGTCCTACGATCTCTCTCCGCAGCATCGGACGGGATTACAACTCTATTTTTCCCTCTGCGTCCGGCATGGCCTTCTCATAGAAGAACCGCTCCTTCGTTTCTTCGAATGA
- a CDS encoding shikimate kinase, which yields MSEKNIILVGFMGAGKSTVAAELVRCCNCHLLDLDVEIERRSGLKIQEIFRQHGENVFRDLESAALSALRGQNGLVVATGGGVLGRPENRELVRSVGRVVYLRTAFATLQKRLKLSSDRPLVKEEPDWNALETLLLSRIPFYETADLIIDTNDKNPNEIATEILQRLAEV from the coding sequence ATGTCTGAAAAAAATATCATTCTCGTTGGGTTTATGGGGGCGGGCAAAAGTACGGTGGCCGCGGAATTGGTTAGATGTTGCAATTGTCATTTGCTCGATCTCGATGTCGAGATTGAGCGCCGAAGTGGTCTAAAGATCCAAGAAATTTTCCGCCAGCATGGCGAAAATGTTTTCCGCGATTTGGAGAGTGCAGCTCTATCCGCATTGCGCGGCCAAAATGGGCTGGTCGTGGCTACGGGCGGGGGAGTTCTGGGTAGACCGGAGAACCGTGAATTGGTCCGATCTGTCGGGCGTGTTGTTTATCTTCGTACTGCCTTTGCCACCTTACAAAAACGACTTAAACTTTCCAGTGATCGGCCTTTGGTCAAGGAAGAACCGGACTGGAATGCGCTTGAAACTCTCCTCTTGAGCCGGATTCCTTTTTATGAAACTGCTGATTTGATTATCGACACCAACGATAAAAATCCAAATGAGATTGCCACTGAGATTTTGCAGAGGCTGGCGGAGGTATAG